DNA sequence from the Halichoerus grypus chromosome 8, mHalGry1.hap1.1, whole genome shotgun sequence genome:
CTACCATCTCAGGTGGGGAGGCCGGAGGAGAGATGATCTCAAAAGGGGAGCGGGTCAGCTTGTCCTCTTCCTCTGGTGGCAGCCCAACTGGTGACTCAGCAAGCCAACGTTCCACCTCCAGCCCCTTCTGTGGTGAGGACTCCTGGAAACCCTTGAAGTCTGAGGCCCAGGGGCTCTGGGGCGTGTGTTCCAGTGGGGGCACTTGTTCATCGTCTGGCCCTTCATCGAGGAAAGTGCTCTCCCGCTCCTCTGTGTACCGTGGCCGGGCCCCCGGGCCATCCAGCTCATGAGGAAACCACACCTTGCGCTCACAGCTCAGCTCCCTCCAGTATGGGTCCTGTTCTAGGCCCAcatcctctctgcccctccagtaCCTGTCCTCCTGCTCAGGAGATGTGTCCTCCCATGTCCGGGCAGGCTCCTTCTGTTCTCCAACTGGCTCCCCTCTGGATGGAGATGTTTCTTGCCACTCCTGGACCACACCCTGCTCCTTCCAGTACTTCTCTCCCTGATCCCGGGCCTTGTcctcctgcactgggctctcttCAAGACCGAGAGCTTTGGTCTGCTCTAGCAGAGCTTCTTCCTTCTGTTGTACAGCCTCAAttttttctggagatttttcCTCTAGGACCTTCTCTTTTGGTTTCACGGTTTTATcctcctgcactgggctctcctGCTCCTGAGTTTTGTCCTTGTCTTCCAGAGCCTTATCTTTCTCTTCAACAGCCTTATCGTTTTGTTCCAGGGCTTCAGCCTTCTGTCCCAAGGCCCAGTATTTTTGTTCTAAggcctcctccttcttttccaagGCCTCGTCCTGCTGTTCTTGGGCCTTGCCTTTTTGTTCCAAGTCTATGTCTTTTTGTTCTAAGGTCTTATCCTTCTGTCCATGAGCCTTGTCCTTCTGTTCAGGGGCTTCGTCTGTCTGTTCTAAGGCCTTGCCCTTTGGTTCAGAGACCTTGTCCTCTGGAGGTTTGTCTTTATGTTCAACGTCTCTGACTTTTTGTTCTAAggtttcatctttttcttctaggATCTTGTCCTTCTGTTCCAGAACCTTGTCTTTTTGTTCTAAGTCTTTGTCTTTTGGTTCCAGGGCCTTGTCCTGGTGTCCCAGGACTGTGACCCTTTGttctaagtctctgcctttttgttctaaaGCCTCATCTTGCTGTTCTACAgccttgttcttttcttccagaGCCTTATCTTTCTGACTAATGGCTGTATCCTTTTGCTCTACAACAATATCCTTCTGCTCCAGAGTTTTGTCCTGCTGTAGGACTTCATCTTTTGGTTCCGGTCCCTTGTCCCTCTGCTCTGGGGTTCTGTCTTTCACCTCTGGAACTTTACCTTCCCACTCCATGGCAATGCCCTCCATGGCAGGGCTTGGCAAAGACTCAGGACTCTTGGTGAGGGAGCTATCAGGTGTCAGAATGTGTTCACCAGGGCTGCTGATCACACCAGGTGAGTGCTTCCCATCTCCCAACAATGTAGAATGAAAGAAGGGGCTGGCAGGTAATTTTCCATCAGGGCTCTCATCTGTGATGTCTGCCAGAGCAGGATATGCAGTGGTCCAATCTGTGGGAGGTGACACTGTGGATGCACGGGGTTCTGGAATAGATGCAGGCACTACGTGGTGAGAGGTGTCCTCAGCCTGCATCAgaggcccctttccttcctttccaaggCTTAGTTCCCCAAACTGGAGGGTGCCAAGGTTTTCTGGAGAGAGCTGCTTAGAAGAGATATCGAGAGAGGTCTCCTTGCTGGGACTCTCTTCTGAGAGAGAAAGTGACTGGGTGTCTTCCGGAGATACCTCTGGCCAAAGGGCTTTGTGTAGCTGCTGCTCTGTCAGGTCACAGGGAGACCTGGGGATGGTTTCTTGGTTGGCTGTGTCTGGGGAGACCACACTGAGTACAGATACGGACTCTGCATCTTCAGGGGAGAGGCTTTGGTCAGGAAATTGGAGCACCTCATCTTTCTGAGTTTCACCAGGTTCTTGGAGTGATGTTCTCAAATCTCTGGGAAGGATTTCTGTTCCCAGAATTGGGCCTGTGGGCTCTCTTGCCTCCACACTCTCAAAGACTATGGCTTTGTCCTGTTCTGGTAACAGTTGGATAGTGCAGCCTGTATGTCCCCCAACGATGCTGACAGGTGTTTCCTGGGCATATGGGCTCCTGGGAGGAGGcacttttccctcctcctctagTGTGACCTCTTCAGGCCCTGGCTTAACTATCTGCTCTGTAGCATCTTCCTTGCCCTCACCTGGTGCACGCCTAGTTCCTCCCCAAGAGCCTGCTTCCTGAAAGTCTTGGGGCTCAGACTTTTCTTCCACTGGGGACTGATGAAAGGGTGTGTGGGTGGCACTGGGTGGGCCAGATGGTGGAGGAGAGGCCATCTTCACCGTGCTATCATCTGGGCTGAGGCAGCGCTCCTCCACTTCTCCAAGGACTGGTTCCCCTGGATGTAGGGTATGCCCAGGGGCACCAAACATCGGGGCTCCAAATTGACTAGGAAGTTTCTCAGACATCTCTACATTTGtggtctcctcctcttcctctcccatggCTTTCTCTCCAGGCAAACCTCTCCCTAcaatctctcctttcttctctgacTCCCCCGTCACAGAGAAATCCTCACAGGGTGGTGATTTGAAGCACTTGTCTTCTtccagggaggaggtgggtgagATGGTTCCAGCTGATGGCACATAGTCCAAGCCCTGAGTGGCTTCAGTGCGGGATGAGGGGATGCTTGTGACTGTGTCAAGCAGCAGGGAGCTCTTGCCTGTCTCCTCTGTCTGGGGAGCTGTGAGTGAAGCCACAGACTGGTCCTCAGCCACGGATGTGGCAAAGGAAGAAAGCTTGTCGCACTCAGTGATTGAGGTGGCCGAGGACACGTGCTCCTCTTCAGCCAGAGGGGCAGCCACCATGTTGGGGGGATAGGTAAGTTCAGTCTCTGGCGCTCCATAGCCTTTGCTGGAGGCAGCAGGAACAGCACTGTCTGTAGGCTGGCTAGCCTCAAAGGGGCCGGGACCTTCAGGCCCAGGGAGGTCATATGTACTTGTAGGAAATCTAGGTGGAGCTGGGCGCTCCTCTGGCTCGTCATGAATCTCCTCATCTGAGATGGTCTGCTCTGTCTCTGAGTAGCCAGGGATTGTTTCGTCCTGGATGTAAGAGACATGCTCAGTGGCTCCTGCAGGTGTGGCTAGGCTGCTTAGGAATGACGAGGTCTCCTTCTCAGGAGCCTTGCCCTGGAGTCCTACTTCCCGGCCCTCGAGGGCCTCCCTGCCCCTTGGTGTTGCCTTCAAGCCTTCCTGCATATGTTTTTGGTAAAAACCCTCAGCCtttgtctcttcttcttcctcctcatctgAAGGGTGCAACTCCTCCATTTCTTCTAACTCGGCCTTCTCTATCACATCCTCCTTTACCTCGGGTTCACTTTCCTCTCTGGCTTCTGTTCTATCAGGGAGCCTGTCTGcttccttctgcttcttttcctcccaggtatctttctcttcctctgtttcaGCCCCTGAGTCTGGGCCTCTATCCTTACCGCCTTGTTCTTCAGGGATGTCTGAGACAACCTCTCTCTCCTTCATCATAGGCTCTTCTTGTTCCAGCCCTGGGACAGAGGGTGGTATCCCCTGGCCATTTGTGCTCGGGGCTTGCTCCTCTGCAGTGTCTGGAGGGAGTGGTTTCTCTCCTAGTCCTATGTCCCTTTGTTCAGCCAGCAACCCCCTCTCCTCACGCTTCATCTCCTCAAAGTCTTGTGTGAGGTCCTCTGGTGAAGACAGAGCTAGTTCCCTGTGCCCACTGACTATTGGGGGTGGTACAGCCCCCTTCTGGGCTGGGGGTGTCTGGGGCTCGGAAGACAGCTCTTTCTCTGCACGAGCAGCCCGACTCTTGTCCATTTTGACCCTGCCAGGGGCCTTGGCTTTGTAGAGGGTCTTACGCACCTCAGGGGTAAAGGGCTTCAGGTCTGGCTTGGAAATTTTCTTGACCTCAGGTTTGgtatctttcctcttctcctcctttttggcatccttcttctcctccttccttccttcatccttcttgagctcctttctctccttcttgatctcttttttctctttgtcttttttctcttccagcttTGATATCTTTTCTTTCAGGTGCTTCTTCCCCACCTTGTCTTTGATCAGCTTTCGCTTCTCTGCCTTCAGGGCCTCACTCGACTCAGTCCTCACCCTCTCAGGTTTGGTAGGCTTTTCTGGGGGCTTCTCAGATGActcctttacttttttctctgtcttGGCTAACTCCTTGGCCAGTTCTGAACGGGCTTCCTTGGCTCCCTCTTCGGCTACCTCCTCCCGTTTGGCCAGCTTGCTCACAGCTGTCTTGGCAGTGGCCTTGAGGCTCTCCTTGCTGTCAGCCCGCTGTTTGATTTTGCTGGGTTTGAGGTTGGCAGGCACAGCGCCAGAGGCCAAGTCCTTCTGTGTCGCCACAGGGTACCGCAGGAAGTCCAGGTGCCGAAGCTTTTCCAGGCCCTCCAAGATCTTGTTCTGGGGAGCATTCCCTGGAAAAAGCACACGTACAATCTTCTCAGTGGGGTTGGCTGGTAGCCAAACCACCAGAGCAGTGATAGAGGTCAGGTAGGGCACCGAGATCTCAGCCTCCTTCCCATTAGCCAGCACAATGCCTGTCTTAGCTTTACTATTGCCTGCCCACTTTTGCATGAGGAACTGCATCTCTTTGCTGTCCTTGACAGGGTTGAGGACGTACATGTCCAGGCGGCCCACACCCATCTTGTGGAAGAGGGTCAGCGGCTCAATGGTGTTGCTGACCACACGGTACAGAGGTTCGGCCTGGATGCCCAGGCGGTTTAGGTGTTGCAGAGTGAGGTAGGCCTCCTCAATGCTGCGCTTGGCTTTTCGGGAGGCATCAGGCAGCCGCAGCTTATCTGGCACGTTGAAGAAGACAACTCCAAGCTCAGGGGAGATGAGGTTCTTCACCCAGTCGCTGTAGCTGCTAGAGCCCTGTGACTGCTCCTCCTCCAGTTCTGCCACTTTGCGCTGCAGGAGCCCATTGATGCCTGGCAGGTTGTCTGCTCCGATGTGTGTGAGCAGCACCGAGTCAATGCGGTCCAGGTGCCGCACCAGCTTCCAGAAGCAGGACTTGCGATCAGAACCACCATCCACCAAGATGTTGAAACCGTTGACGGCAAAGAGGGCAGAGTCTCCGCGGCCACCAGGGAAGATGTAGCAGCAAGGCTTGGAGAGCTTGAGGAAGCCCCCTGAGGTGGGGGGCTCTAGCAGGTCAAAGGGAGATGGCACATCCACAGTCTCAGAGACATACTCGGAGAACTCAGCCACAGCATCCATGGTGGGCAGCGTGGGCTCAGGGTTTAGTTGGAGATGCAGGGTCTCTTGGCAACTGGATAGGCCCAGGTGGCTCCAATCACCCTCCCCTAAGCAGGAAACAGTGAGGAAGGCCTGGATCCCAGGGTCTCTATTGCTGAGCAATTGGGCAATCTAGAAGAATGGGAGATGAAAGGCTGATCAGGTCAGGTAGAGACCTGGGGTCGCCTTAACCCGACTTAGATTCAATCTGCTAGTCTCCACCACTTTGCGAGGGGATTTCCTCCTACCTTTCAGCCAGAGCTCGCTCTGGTCAAGCAACATGAGATTTTCCCATCCTTGGATCCCTCCCCACAGCTCTAGTCCTACCCCATTTTTTGTTCCTCCCAGATACGCAGACATGGACCTTACCTCTGGGTTGTGAAGGACCTGGGCAAAGTTTTGATAAGAGTAGGTACCACTCTGTAGGATGAGGTCTCCCCCAGGCTCTAAACTTTGCCCACTCAATATCAGTAGTTTGTGAGCTGATGGACTGCTAAGGAGGTGGTGAACCTGGAAGGGAAAGCGGGGAGTGGTCACGGATGTAGGAAACCCAGGGAAGGGCACTGGATGTTCCTGCTTCCCAGCAGTACTGCAAGGACACGTTCCCCACTGGTAGGCCCACAACATCTccagtgtggggctggggagCATAAGGCGGCTTAGATGGTTCAAAGCCAAGTCCAGGAATTCTTGGCCTTACAGCAGTAGTGCTGGCAGAGGTGGGTTACAGCGCTTCCAGCAGGCCCTCGTGGCAAGGCCCCGGCCCTGGTCTTACCTCCGAGCTGATGCTGTCGGCACTGGGGTTTACCAGGATGATGGTCTCTAGGATCTCACTCTGGTGGGAGAGGGTCCTCTggcctgagggagggagagatgaaggaTTTTGTATTGAAGAGAGCGGGTATAGACTAAAGGCGAGAGGCATTGTGTGGggcaggagagaaaagaatataCTATCAGAAAATGGGGCTGAGGGGAAAGAGGAGCCTAGCTATCCTTAGATCCTGCCACTTTGGAGACTGCTGAGTAAGGTCTAGGAACTGGCTCCTCTAGCCCTTCCCTTTCAgggctttctcctccccctctcctacACTGGCAGTTTTCTCACTCCCTTCATCTGCCACACCCTCTGTCTGCTCAGTCTggtacccccaccccctccgcctgGAACTCCTGCCTCAGGCTGCCCTAGTGACAAGAAGCTTTTGTCCCTCTCGAGTCCTAAGCTCCTGGTGCTGCCTGGGGATGGGGGGCTCTGCTGGAGGAGGGGCTCCCAGGATCATGATCCTTACTCAGCTCTCTCCCCACCAGCCTGCCTCTGTCCTGGGCTTTCGCGCCAGCAGAATCCCTGGAAATAAGGACATAGACACTTCTTCGCAGTGT
Encoded proteins:
- the MAP1A gene encoding microtubule-associated protein 1A — its product is METEAGPGRPSGVAMETSPGLGLRSPGALLAQNPAEPLCEAGAAVAAARWDLRKHSLLIVIGDIGTESQLRAVRAHLEQGILSWNIDLSSFDLNQQLRLFITRHLAHFSSEVKGQRTLSHQSEILETIILVNPSADSISSEVHHLLSSPSAHKLLILSGQSLEPGGDLILQSGTYSYQNFAQVLHNPEIAQLLSNRDPGIQAFLTVSCLGEGDWSHLGLSSCQETLHLQLNPEPTLPTMDAVAEFSEYVSETVDVPSPFDLLEPPTSGGFLKLSKPCCYIFPGGRGDSALFAVNGFNILVDGGSDRKSCFWKLVRHLDRIDSVLLTHIGADNLPGINGLLQRKVAELEEEQSQGSSSYSDWVKNLISPELGVVFFNVPDKLRLPDASRKAKRSIEEAYLTLQHLNRLGIQAEPLYRVVSNTIEPLTLFHKMGVGRLDMYVLNPVKDSKEMQFLMQKWAGNSKAKTGIVLANGKEAEISVPYLTSITALVVWLPANPTEKIVRVLFPGNAPQNKILEGLEKLRHLDFLRYPVATQKDLASGAVPANLKPSKIKQRADSKESLKATAKTAVSKLAKREEVAEEGAKEARSELAKELAKTEKKVKESSEKPPEKPTKPERVRTESSEALKAEKRKLIKDKVGKKHLKEKISKLEEKKDKEKKEIKKERKELKKDEGRKEEKKDAKKEEKRKDTKPEVKKISKPDLKPFTPEVRKTLYKAKAPGRVKMDKSRAARAEKELSSEPQTPPAQKGAVPPPIVSGHRELALSSPEDLTQDFEEMKREERGLLAEQRDIGLGEKPLPPDTAEEQAPSTNGQGIPPSVPGLEQEEPMMKEREVVSDIPEEQGGKDRGPDSGAETEEEKDTWEEKKQKEADRLPDRTEAREESEPEVKEDVIEKAELEEMEELHPSDEEEEEETKAEGFYQKHMQEGLKATPRGREALEGREVGLQGKAPEKETSSFLSSLATPAGATEHVSYIQDETIPGYSETEQTISDEEIHDEPEERPAPPRFPTSTYDLPGPEGPGPFEASQPTDSAVPAASSKGYGAPETELTYPPNMVAAPLAEEEHVSSATSITECDKLSSFATSVAEDQSVASLTAPQTEETGKSSLLLDTVTSIPSSRTEATQGLDYVPSAGTISPTSSLEEDKCFKSPPCEDFSVTGESEKKGEIVGRGLPGEKAMGEEEEETTNVEMSEKLPSQFGAPMFGAPGHTLHPGEPVLGEVEERCLSPDDSTVKMASPPPSGPPSATHTPFHQSPVEEKSEPQDFQEAGSWGGTRRAPGEGKEDATEQIVKPGPEEVTLEEEGKVPPPRSPYAQETPVSIVGGHTGCTIQLLPEQDKAIVFESVEAREPTGPILGTEILPRDLRTSLQEPGETQKDEVLQFPDQSLSPEDAESVSVLSVVSPDTANQETIPRSPCDLTEQQLHKALWPEVSPEDTQSLSLSEESPSKETSLDISSKQLSPENLGTLQFGELSLGKEGKGPLMQAEDTSHHVVPASIPEPRASTVSPPTDWTTAYPALADITDESPDGKLPASPFFHSTLLGDGKHSPGVISSPGEHILTPDSSLTKSPESLPSPAMEGIAMEWEGKVPEVKDRTPEQRDKGPEPKDEVLQQDKTLEQKDIVVEQKDTAISQKDKALEEKNKAVEQQDEALEQKGRDLEQRVTVLGHQDKALEPKDKDLEQKDKVLEQKDKILEEKDETLEQKVRDVEHKDKPPEDKVSEPKGKALEQTDEAPEQKDKAHGQKDKTLEQKDIDLEQKGKAQEQQDEALEKKEEALEQKYWALGQKAEALEQNDKAVEEKDKALEDKDKTQEQESPVQEDKTVKPKEKVLEEKSPEKIEAVQQKEEALLEQTKALGLEESPVQEDKARDQGEKYWKEQGVVQEWQETSPSRGEPVGEQKEPARTWEDTSPEQEDRYWRGREDVGLEQDPYWRELSCERKVWFPHELDGPGARPRYTEERESTFLDEGPDDEQVPPLEHTPQSPWASDFKGFQESSPQKGLEVERWLAESPVGLPPEEEDKLTRSPFEIISPPASPPEMVGQRVPPAPGRESPIPEPEPLPPVRNEPTTPSWLADIPPWVPKDRTLPPAPLSPAPAPPTPAPEPHTPAPFSWGTTEYDSVVAAVQEAAAELEGGPYSPLGKDYRKAEGEREEEGGAGAPGSRPQSSKVPEAGESHATKEPEQMEPEQREPTPYPDERSFQYADIYEQMMLTGLGPACPTREPPLGAAGDWPPRISAKEEAAGRNPSAEKELSSPVSPKSLQSDTPTFSYAALTGPTLPPRQEPEPGPSGEPNLTPPAVPPRVPIPLSKGPSPALNGNILRCSPDRRTPSPKESGQGHWDDSTSDSELEKGAREQPEKEAQSPSPPHPISAGSPTLWPESEAQTSPPSDSHLGPARPSLDFPASAFGFSSLQPAPPQLPSPAEPRSAPCGSLAFSGDRALALTPGPPTRARHDEYLEVTKAPSLDSSLPQLPSPSSPGAPLLSSLPRPASPALSEGSSSEATTPVISSVAERFPPGLEAAERGSGELVPGMEPAAHSLWDLTPLSPAPPASLDLAPAPAPSLPGDMDDSTLPCRLECTGAPTKKPSPSESPSGDCAANGPTETSPNPPGPALAKAEKEAAETCPAWERGDWPEGAERSSRPDTLLSPEQPLCPGGASGGQPRSGSPEVEAGPQGCAAEPRPHRGELSPSFLNPPLPRSTDEGDLSTEEVRLVGRGGRRRAGGPGATGGPCPVADETPPTSASDSGSSQSDSDVPPETEECPSITAEAALDSDEDGDFLPVDKAGGVSGTHHPRPGHDPPPIPQPDPRPSPPRPDVCMADPEGLSSESGRVEKLREKEKAQGRVGRRAPGRAKPASPARRLDLRGKRSPTPGKGPADRASRVAPRPRNTPSQVTPAEEKDGHSPMSKGLVNGLKTGPSALGSKGGSGPPVYVDLAYIPNHCSGKTADLDFFRRVRASYYVVSGNDPVNGEPSRAVLDALLEGKAQWGENLQVTLIPTHDTEVTREWYQQTHEQQQQLNVLVLASSSTVVMQDESFPACKIEF